One genomic region from Parachlamydia acanthamoebae encodes:
- a CDS encoding thioredoxin domain-containing protein, whose amino-acid sequence MVEHHLYTNRLIHQKSPYLLQHAHNPVDWYPWGDEAFLAAKEADKPIFLSVGYATCHWCHVMEQESFENLEVAQALNEAFINIKVDREELPEVDSLYMEFAQSMMSGAAGWPLNVILTPDLYPFFAATYLPPVNSHGLIGMLELVERIHEAWQGDERERILMQSEKIVEVFEQHVHTSGELLPPPEVIEKTIEMLIKLADPVNGGMKGAPKFPIAYQSVFLLRYSMEKKDSRPLFLVERTLEMMRRGGIYDHLGGGFSRYSVDEAWQIPHFEKMLYDNALLADCYFEAWQATQNPQYKKVCEEILHYVLRDMSHFRGGFYSAEDADSEGHEGRFYTWTLEEVEELLGGENESELFVHYFDITPEGNFEGRNVLHTPLSLEEFAKKMGMDAQQLDLLFTEQKHILWKAREKRVHPFKDDKILTAWNGLMIQAMAEAGCAFCDQRFLSAAQNSAKFIKAKLWNEHGLLRRWRDDEAMFSAGLDEYAFLIRSLLTLFEAGCGTEWLQWALELNEILKNQFKALNGAYYQTNGQDLSLVIRKCQFSDGAEPSGNAIQCENLLRLYQLTHDYSYLEDANDILRGVWKFMEHYPPGYCYHMMNLHKYYAKDQLPTITIALNSKDSHFQELRQNFYQKFIPHKAIIWRRPDDELLFNLLPFAQEQIPLNDQTTLYICYDRRCDHPLVNLSEMLEAIAKL is encoded by the coding sequence CTGTCGGTTATGCAACTTGCCACTGGTGCCATGTCATGGAGCAAGAATCATTTGAAAATTTAGAAGTAGCTCAAGCCTTAAATGAAGCTTTTATCAATATAAAAGTGGACCGCGAAGAACTGCCAGAAGTAGACAGCCTGTATATGGAGTTTGCTCAAAGCATGATGTCTGGTGCTGCAGGCTGGCCGTTGAATGTGATTTTAACACCGGATTTATATCCTTTTTTTGCTGCAACTTACCTTCCCCCAGTCAATAGCCATGGACTCATTGGCATGCTTGAGCTTGTAGAACGAATTCATGAAGCTTGGCAAGGTGACGAACGGGAACGCATTTTGATGCAATCTGAAAAAATCGTTGAAGTTTTTGAACAGCATGTGCACACCTCAGGAGAACTGTTGCCACCTCCCGAAGTCATCGAAAAAACCATTGAGATGCTCATCAAGTTAGCAGACCCTGTTAATGGTGGAATGAAAGGGGCTCCCAAATTTCCGATTGCTTATCAGTCTGTCTTTTTGCTCCGCTACTCCATGGAAAAAAAAGATAGTCGGCCTTTGTTTCTTGTTGAACGAACCTTGGAAATGATGCGCAGGGGAGGTATTTACGACCATTTAGGTGGAGGTTTTTCTCGTTACAGTGTAGACGAAGCTTGGCAAATTCCTCACTTTGAGAAAATGCTTTACGACAACGCTCTTTTGGCAGATTGCTATTTTGAAGCCTGGCAAGCGACCCAAAATCCACAGTATAAAAAAGTCTGTGAGGAAATTTTGCATTATGTATTGCGAGATATGTCTCATTTTCGCGGGGGCTTTTATTCGGCTGAAGATGCCGATTCAGAAGGCCATGAAGGGCGTTTTTATACGTGGACTTTAGAAGAAGTTGAAGAGTTGCTAGGTGGTGAAAATGAAAGTGAATTATTTGTTCATTATTTTGACATTACTCCCGAAGGAAATTTCGAAGGGAGGAATGTTTTACACACGCCTTTAAGCCTAGAAGAATTTGCGAAAAAGATGGGAATGGATGCCCAACAACTGGATCTTCTGTTCACCGAACAAAAACATATTCTTTGGAAAGCACGAGAAAAAAGAGTTCATCCGTTTAAAGATGATAAAATTTTAACAGCTTGGAATGGATTGATGATTCAAGCGATGGCAGAAGCTGGTTGTGCATTTTGTGATCAACGATTTCTATCGGCAGCGCAAAATAGTGCCAAATTCATTAAGGCAAAACTTTGGAATGAGCATGGCTTATTGCGTAGATGGAGAGATGATGAAGCCATGTTTTCAGCTGGGTTAGACGAATATGCTTTCTTGATCCGAAGTTTATTGACTCTATTTGAAGCAGGTTGCGGTACGGAATGGTTACAATGGGCATTAGAGCTCAATGAAATTCTGAAGAATCAATTCAAAGCTTTAAATGGTGCTTATTATCAGACTAACGGGCAAGACCTTTCGCTTGTCATTCGGAAATGTCAATTTTCAGACGGTGCAGAACCATCCGGAAATGCGATTCAATGTGAAAACCTTCTCCGTTTATATCAATTGACGCACGATTACAGTTATCTAGAAGATGCAAATGACATTCTTCGCGGAGTTTGGAAATTTATGGAACACTACCCCCCAGGATATTGTTATCATATGATGAATCTCCACAAATACTATGCCAAAGATCAGCTGCCTACTATTACAATAGCACTCAATAGCAAGGATTCACATTTTCAGGAATTGCGTCAGAATTTTTATCAAAAATTTATTCCTCACAAAGCAATCATTTGGAGACGTCCGGATGATGAGTTACTGTTTAATCTTTTGCCTTTTGCTCAAGAACAAATCCCATTAAATGATCAGACCACACTTTACATCTGTTATGACCGACGATGTGATCATCCGTTGGTCAATCTTTCGGAAATGCTTGAAGCTATCGCAAAGCTTTGA
- a CDS encoding mechanosensitive ion channel family protein: protein MIMNLFLPFYLIFSLTFGILSANDLETTSRTEIPDPANLSHKWWEDFEHAGNLQSNHIEDFFSSLKKQIDQLSPENQEEAQKLMENIKNNLQSLKDAAAKAKPLEIVAPMAATYSIDRLIDIHHALGKNRIELKITEEDRDQKIQLIQKIQEKVDKLILNYDKSSTYSESKFLQGLDWIATRTELELNKKSLEILNQNYENIKTVLSLRKNEEDFAEKHLVSSHAEVAKFEQQMLATQKEWEERKQIASTKDSNFMTASLLNSCDVNEVKKQLSILHGFEAAIEEAGAQLQYIKAALMFNLSKLVTQSPDESTLAAFNQQGKEWRQTLDNDENLFAEWRKRAEGISQRNEQVLCLTEPSNQKQKEDSSHLHDELVNIGKKNLQSISNLEAALSDTSFLLESFEDNISPFVNQHTQWINGFFSYLGATYSSLVESMGHTLFYVGTYPVTTFSLLRFLAILFLTFWVSRLVVSALTTIGAKRRGVQQSVLYRINRLIHYLILLIGTLIALSTIGFDFSNLLLVAGALGVGLGFGLQSIFNNFVSGLIILFESNLKIGDVIELENGVRGEVRAINVRSTILRTPDGIEVLVPNADLVTTKVTNWTLSDPFRRIHIPFSVAYGSDKELVVGLITEAAKKEPLTLLRTGIPEPTVYLTRFGDSGLDLELLVWIDERAARQAKNVLSTYLSMIETVLRENQISMPFPQRDIRIVSMPEPSKPQEQ, encoded by the coding sequence ATGATTATGAATCTGTTCCTTCCATTTTATCTGATCTTTTCATTAACTTTTGGAATTCTGTCTGCAAATGATCTAGAAACAACTTCACGTACAGAGATTCCTGATCCAGCCAATCTATCCCATAAATGGTGGGAGGATTTTGAGCACGCCGGCAATCTTCAGTCAAACCATATCGAAGATTTTTTTAGTTCATTAAAAAAACAAATCGACCAGCTTTCACCTGAGAATCAGGAAGAAGCGCAAAAGTTGATGGAAAACATCAAAAATAATCTTCAATCTTTAAAAGATGCGGCTGCAAAAGCAAAGCCCCTTGAAATTGTCGCGCCAATGGCTGCAACTTATTCGATCGATCGCTTAATTGATATTCACCATGCACTTGGGAAAAATCGGATAGAACTCAAAATTACAGAAGAAGATCGGGATCAAAAAATTCAGCTGATTCAAAAAATTCAAGAGAAAGTCGATAAGCTAATCTTGAACTACGATAAGTCTTCTACCTATTCAGAAAGCAAATTTTTACAAGGATTGGACTGGATCGCTACGCGTACTGAATTAGAGTTAAATAAAAAAAGCTTAGAGATTCTTAATCAGAATTACGAAAATATCAAAACTGTTTTAAGCTTACGTAAAAATGAAGAAGATTTTGCTGAAAAACATTTGGTCAGTAGCCATGCCGAAGTGGCAAAATTTGAACAACAAATGCTAGCTACTCAAAAAGAATGGGAAGAAAGAAAGCAGATCGCCAGTACAAAAGACTCCAATTTTATGACAGCTTCCCTACTCAATTCATGCGATGTCAACGAAGTCAAAAAACAACTCTCCATTCTACATGGATTCGAGGCAGCAATAGAAGAAGCCGGCGCTCAACTTCAATATATCAAAGCAGCTCTGATGTTTAATTTGTCCAAACTTGTGACGCAAAGCCCTGATGAAAGCACTTTAGCAGCATTTAATCAGCAAGGAAAAGAGTGGAGGCAAACCTTAGACAATGATGAAAACCTTTTTGCAGAATGGCGAAAACGCGCGGAAGGGATCTCCCAAAGAAATGAACAAGTCTTGTGCCTAACCGAGCCTTCGAATCAAAAACAAAAAGAAGATTCCAGTCACCTTCATGACGAATTGGTAAATATTGGGAAAAAAAACCTACAGTCCATTTCAAATCTTGAAGCCGCCCTATCGGATACATCCTTCCTTTTGGAAAGTTTTGAGGATAACATCTCTCCTTTTGTTAATCAGCACACTCAATGGATTAACGGTTTCTTTTCTTACCTCGGGGCCACTTATTCCTCTCTCGTGGAATCAATGGGGCACACCCTCTTTTACGTAGGAACCTACCCCGTTACAACGTTTTCGCTCCTTCGCTTCTTGGCTATTTTATTTTTAACATTTTGGGTCTCTCGATTAGTTGTAAGTGCGCTTACCACAATCGGAGCAAAAAGACGGGGTGTTCAACAATCTGTTCTTTATCGAATCAATCGCTTGATTCACTATTTGATTCTTCTAATCGGAACTCTTATTGCACTCTCGACCATTGGATTCGACTTCTCCAATCTTTTACTTGTAGCCGGTGCACTCGGTGTGGGATTAGGGTTTGGATTACAATCTATCTTTAATAATTTTGTCTCTGGCTTGATTATTCTGTTTGAAAGCAACTTAAAGATTGGCGATGTGATCGAGCTAGAAAATGGAGTGAGAGGAGAAGTGCGCGCGATCAATGTCCGCAGCACTATTTTACGCACTCCCGACGGAATTGAAGTGTTGGTCCCTAACGCCGATCTAGTCACCACAAAAGTAACAAATTGGACTCTAAGCGATCCATTTCGACGGATCCACATTCCCTTCAGTGTCGCGTATGGATCGGATAAAGAACTTGTTGTTGGTTTGATTACAGAAGCCGCAAAAAAGGAACCATTGACCTTATTAAGAACAGGTATTCCAGAACCCACAGTTTATTTAACTCGCTTTGGTGATAGTGGATTGGACTTAGAATTGTTGGTATGGATTGATGAGCGAGCAGCTCGCCAAGCAAAAAATGTTCTTTCAACTTACTTAAGTATGATAGAAACTGTTTTGCGTGAAAACCAGATTTCAATGCCTTTCCCACAAAGGGATATCCGCATTGTATCAATGCCTGAACCCTCAAAACCACAAGAGCAATAA